Proteins encoded within one genomic window of Salipaludibacillus agaradhaerens:
- a CDS encoding putative polysaccharide biosynthesis protein, producing the protein MEGQRHHGTNQLTWVKGAVYLSLAAFIAKGLSALYKIPYQNITGDQGFYVYQQVYPIYGIAFVLGTYGFPLVISRMVAKEHTGRSLNEQTLNTDRLMFVFICLLFLHTLIGGIIMVMAKPLAIVMGDPNLTAAIRWIGPSFFLIPFLALGRGVYQGIGAATPSAISQVLEQAVRVTVILLIAIIAMRQGDPYLAGTSAGIGAVAGGLAGVALFLLLALKYRQSLPLSLSPLKMKREWSRVWRPDLKDLLLSGIFVSISAMVLVIFQLTDTFTVFRQLITSGLSHSDAAIHKGIYDRGWPLVQFGAVVTTVFSYAAVPVIAKAYEQKDFTEVKSDITRSIKVCIVFGGAAATGMSVIMPSLNKMMFMDQEGTVVLQVFAWLVFFGALFMTIAALLHAVGKSGHSALVLLVGCAVKLILNWWLIGEIGILGAAVSSVIAMTGMVLLSVYILSNYRLWRPFPLSFWMKWVVSLAIMTLVVNLYLWGFSALTIEGRLNEAIKAVTASVFGGVIFLFLIKQFSILTQDEWEALPKIGRKIPYKVKGSKS; encoded by the coding sequence ATGGAAGGGCAACGTCATCATGGTACTAACCAACTTACATGGGTGAAGGGGGCCGTCTATTTATCATTAGCTGCATTTATCGCTAAAGGGCTAAGTGCACTTTATAAAATACCATATCAAAATATAACAGGGGATCAGGGGTTTTATGTTTACCAACAAGTTTATCCTATTTATGGGATAGCCTTTGTTTTGGGGACATATGGATTTCCTCTAGTCATCTCACGGATGGTTGCTAAGGAACATACAGGGCGATCATTAAACGAGCAGACACTCAATACGGACCGATTAATGTTTGTATTTATTTGCTTACTTTTTTTACACACGCTCATAGGTGGAATCATTATGGTAATGGCGAAACCACTCGCGATAGTGATGGGAGATCCGAATTTGACAGCAGCGATTCGTTGGATTGGCCCGTCTTTTTTCCTTATCCCTTTTTTAGCTTTAGGAAGAGGTGTTTATCAAGGAATAGGTGCTGCTACACCATCAGCTATTTCCCAAGTATTAGAACAAGCTGTGAGAGTAACGGTCATCCTCCTCATTGCTATCATAGCTATGAGACAAGGTGATCCTTATTTAGCAGGGACTTCAGCAGGGATAGGAGCTGTAGCTGGAGGGTTAGCAGGTGTGGCTCTTTTCCTCCTATTAGCATTGAAGTATCGACAGTCCTTACCATTATCACTGTCGCCACTAAAGATGAAAAGAGAATGGTCTAGGGTTTGGAGGCCTGATTTAAAGGACTTATTACTGTCAGGCATCTTTGTCTCCATCAGCGCCATGGTGCTCGTTATTTTTCAGTTAACTGATACGTTCACTGTTTTTCGTCAGCTTATTACTTCTGGCTTGTCTCATAGTGATGCTGCTATTCATAAGGGGATCTATGATAGAGGGTGGCCGCTTGTTCAGTTTGGGGCAGTGGTGACGACTGTTTTCTCATATGCTGCTGTTCCTGTTATTGCAAAAGCCTATGAACAGAAAGATTTCACTGAAGTAAAAAGTGACATTACTAGGTCTATTAAAGTCTGCATTGTTTTTGGTGGAGCGGCAGCAACTGGCATGTCTGTTATCATGCCATCACTTAATAAGATGATGTTTATGGATCAAGAAGGGACAGTTGTTTTACAAGTATTTGCGTGGCTTGTCTTTTTCGGGGCCCTTTTTATGACGATTGCCGCCCTCTTACATGCTGTGGGTAAATCAGGCCATTCCGCCCTCGTTTTACTTGTAGGCTGTGCAGTTAAGCTGATACTTAATTGGTGGCTTATTGGTGAAATAGGTATTTTAGGGGCAGCTGTAAGCTCAGTAATTGCCATGACAGGCATGGTGCTACTCTCTGTATATATCTTATCAAACTATCGGTTATGGCGGCCATTTCCACTGAGTTTTTGGATGAAGTGGGTTGTCAGTTTAGCGATCATGACACTAGTGGTAAACTTATACTTATGGGGATTTAGTGCGTTGACTATCGAAGGAAGGCTGAATGAAGCCATTAAAGCCGTAACAGCTTCCGTTTTCGGAGGCGTTATCTTTCTCTTTTTAATCAAACAGTTTAGTATTCTCACACAAGATGAATGGGAAGCCCTACCTAAAATAGGGCGGAAAATCCCTTATAAAGTTAAAGGTAGTAAGTCATAG
- a CDS encoding S1 domain-containing RNA-binding protein, which yields MSIEVGSKCQGKVTGITNFGAFVELPSGSTGLVHISEVADSYVKDINEFLTVGDEVTVKVMNVEKDGKIGLSIRKAKASEEGAKKAERTARQPVKPRRKEQPSLSFEDKMNRFLKDSEERLSSLKRNTESKRGGRNTKRG from the coding sequence ATGTCCATCGAAGTAGGCAGTAAGTGTCAAGGGAAAGTCACTGGAATTACTAATTTCGGTGCTTTTGTTGAATTGCCCAGTGGGAGTACAGGCCTCGTGCATATCAGTGAAGTGGCTGATAGTTATGTGAAAGACATTAATGAGTTCTTAACCGTTGGCGATGAAGTGACAGTTAAAGTTATGAATGTAGAAAAGGACGGTAAAATTGGACTTTCCATTCGTAAAGCAAAGGCGTCTGAAGAAGGAGCAAAAAAAGCGGAACGGACCGCTCGACAGCCAGTTAAGCCACGACGTAAAGAGCAGCCGTCACTGTCCTTTGAAGATAAGATGAATCGATTTTTAAAAGATAGCGAAGAGAGACTTTCTTCATTGAAACGAAATACTGAATCTAAACGCGGGGGGCGAAATACCAAACGCGGATAA
- a CDS encoding FtsB family cell division protein — translation MQQDNQKKIRRLTSEYMEKQVQMEEQRLRRQKGLVRRLSVFAVVFLIILGAGGSVLYQQHVSIQKQQETNESLEEELVVREKEASQLEQEIKWLNDPEYIAELARRDYFLTQDGEILFQLPRQSTEDN, via the coding sequence ATGCAACAGGATAATCAGAAAAAAATCCGGAGATTAACATCTGAGTATATGGAAAAGCAAGTACAAATGGAAGAGCAACGGTTACGACGTCAAAAAGGCTTAGTCCGGCGATTGTCCGTGTTTGCTGTTGTATTCCTTATTATTTTGGGGGCCGGGGGATCAGTACTGTATCAGCAGCATGTGTCGATTCAAAAGCAACAGGAGACAAATGAGAGTTTGGAAGAGGAACTTGTTGTTAGGGAAAAGGAAGCCTCACAACTAGAACAAGAAATAAAATGGCTAAATGATCCAGAGTACATCGCTGAACTAGCGAGACGGGATTATTTCTTAACACAAGATGGTGAGATATTATTCCAGCTTCCGCGCCAGTCAACGGAGGACAATTGA
- the yabP gene encoding sporulation protein YabP, with protein MEQSYHHIPSGGGRNGRDHQLILKSRRLLDITGVKQVESFDSEEFLLETDMGFLSIRGHDLQMKNLDVEEGNVSIKGTIEDLVYLNQLHGEKTKGLFGKLFK; from the coding sequence ATGGAACAATCATATCATCATATCCCATCTGGAGGAGGGCGTAATGGCCGCGACCACCAGTTAATTTTAAAATCAAGAAGGTTATTAGATATAACAGGTGTTAAGCAGGTAGAGAGCTTTGACAGTGAAGAGTTTTTGCTTGAGACGGATATGGGGTTTCTCTCTATTCGTGGGCATGATCTACAAATGAAAAACCTCGATGTGGAAGAGGGGAATGTCTCAATTAAAGGGACGATAGAGGACCTCGTCTACTTAAATCAGCTTCACGGTGAAAAAACAAAGGGCTTATTTGGGAAGTTATTTAAGTGA
- the spoIIE gene encoding stage II sporulation protein E — protein sequence MARKALSLMEKKIDKVKIQALKRLLLIMGVGFLLGRSVILLQLLPFAIPFLAVVFKWRRNLTLPAAFALIAGSTSLSFGYAGHTTVAILLYFFLQAVIEKVNKSKNFLPLTVFLAVAGTRYLSLVIQEGTSMYHLFTASVEGGLALVVTLIFFQSIPLVFERKKQMNLRHEEVVCLVILLGSLLTGTVGWLIYQMSVEHIVARYVVLIFAFSGGATIGATVGVIMGLILSLASVSQLISMSLLAFAGLLGGLLKEGGKVGTAIGLVIASLLMAMYADSQSSLNVTLFESLTAVAFFYLTPKKWTSSLAGYIPGTVEYTQEQQKYLRKIRDVTAGKVEQFSDLFLSLSRTFSFHGKPEEGEETECKVDLFLSSVTEATCQTCMKKQQCWARDFDKTYGLMEQIMGACEKDGDIKDRALAAVWKKHCIIDTKVVDTINGKLKERDGEMRLRNQLLESRQLVAEQLIGVSQVMEDFAKDIQREKKVHEQQEIDIKNSLSEAGVDVDLVDIYSLEPGNVDVEMIIPSNTYNEAEKVIAPLLSDILRECVIVKHTEAARSTGPETKVVFASTKTFVINQGVAHTAKGGKWVSGDSYSTMEIGEGTYAMAISDGMGNGRRAHIESQETIDLLRRILLSGIDETVAIKSINSVLSLRSNEEVFSTLDLAMLDLQTGKAKFLKVGSTPSYIKRGDHVMSLEAGNLPIGMIREMDVDVVSEQLKAGDLLIMMSDGVYEASKHVENKDVRMKRMIREMMTKDPQEVADLLMEKMIRDADGEIHDDMTVLVAKVDHYLPEWATFSAPEKEWA from the coding sequence GTGGCAAGGAAGGCGCTATCTTTAATGGAAAAAAAGATAGATAAAGTAAAAATTCAAGCGCTAAAACGGCTTCTTCTTATTATGGGAGTTGGCTTCTTATTAGGTCGGTCAGTCATTTTGCTACAGCTACTTCCATTTGCAATTCCATTTTTGGCTGTCGTATTTAAATGGAGGCGAAATTTAACATTACCAGCTGCTTTTGCTCTTATTGCTGGTTCTACAAGTCTGTCGTTTGGATATGCCGGTCATACGACAGTTGCGATTTTATTATATTTCTTTTTACAAGCAGTCATAGAAAAGGTAAATAAAAGTAAGAATTTTTTACCGTTAACCGTATTTTTAGCCGTAGCGGGAACGAGGTATTTGAGCCTTGTTATTCAAGAAGGAACATCTATGTATCACCTGTTTACTGCCTCAGTTGAAGGTGGACTAGCTCTAGTCGTGACACTTATCTTTTTTCAGAGCATCCCTCTAGTTTTTGAAAGAAAAAAACAAATGAACTTAAGACATGAAGAAGTCGTGTGTCTTGTTATACTGCTCGGATCACTTCTGACTGGAACTGTAGGATGGCTTATTTATCAAATGTCTGTGGAACATATTGTGGCGAGATATGTAGTACTTATCTTTGCTTTTTCTGGTGGGGCAACGATTGGGGCTACCGTGGGCGTTATCATGGGATTGATTTTATCATTAGCAAGTGTCTCTCAACTTATATCAATGAGTTTACTGGCTTTTGCAGGTCTGCTCGGTGGATTGTTGAAGGAAGGAGGGAAGGTGGGGACAGCAATAGGGCTAGTCATTGCAAGTTTATTAATGGCGATGTATGCCGATAGCCAATCGTCATTAAATGTGACGTTGTTTGAGAGCCTTACAGCGGTTGCCTTCTTTTATTTGACACCAAAAAAATGGACAAGCAGTCTTGCTGGCTATATACCGGGCACTGTGGAATATACCCAGGAGCAACAAAAGTATTTAAGGAAAATTAGAGATGTCACTGCTGGGAAGGTAGAACAGTTTTCTGATTTGTTTCTCAGCTTGTCGCGGACTTTTTCCTTTCATGGAAAACCGGAGGAAGGTGAAGAAACGGAGTGCAAGGTAGATTTGTTTTTAAGCAGTGTGACAGAAGCTACATGTCAAACGTGCATGAAAAAACAGCAGTGTTGGGCAAGGGACTTTGATAAAACATACGGATTAATGGAGCAGATAATGGGAGCGTGTGAGAAGGATGGTGACATAAAGGACAGAGCTTTGGCAGCAGTGTGGAAGAAGCATTGTATTATTGACACAAAAGTAGTTGATACAATTAATGGAAAATTAAAAGAACGAGATGGCGAAATGCGTTTGAGGAATCAACTTTTAGAGAGCCGGCAATTAGTAGCAGAGCAATTGATTGGGGTATCACAAGTAATGGAAGATTTTGCGAAAGATATTCAAAGGGAGAAAAAAGTTCATGAACAGCAAGAGATAGATATTAAAAACAGTTTGTCAGAAGCGGGTGTGGATGTAGACTTAGTGGATATTTATAGCCTTGAACCTGGAAATGTAGATGTGGAAATGATCATTCCATCTAATACTTACAATGAAGCTGAAAAAGTGATTGCGCCACTTTTGTCAGATATTTTACGTGAATGTGTCATCGTGAAGCACACCGAAGCTGCACGTTCCACAGGCCCAGAAACAAAGGTTGTATTCGCCTCAACAAAAACGTTTGTTATTAATCAAGGAGTCGCCCATACTGCGAAAGGAGGTAAATGGGTATCAGGGGACAGTTATTCGACGATGGAAATTGGAGAAGGCACGTATGCGATGGCCATTAGTGATGGCATGGGCAACGGGCGACGTGCACACATCGAAAGTCAAGAAACCATTGATTTATTGAGGAGAATTTTGCTTTCTGGGATTGATGAGACAGTCGCTATAAAGTCGATTAACTCTGTCCTATCTCTCAGATCAAACGAAGAAGTTTTCTCCACGCTTGATCTTGCTATGCTTGATTTACAAACTGGAAAGGCAAAATTTCTTAAAGTTGGCTCAACACCTAGTTACATCAAGCGTGGAGATCACGTGATGTCTCTAGAGGCAGGAAATTTGCCAATTGGCATGATTAGAGAGATGGACGTGGATGTTGTATCTGAACAGCTTAAGGCAGGTGACCTGTTAATTATGATGAGTGATGGTGTGTATGAGGCCTCCAAACATGTAGAAAATAAGGATGTTAGAATGAAGCGAATGATCAGAGAAATGATGACGAAAGACCCTCAAGAAGTGGCGGATTTACTTATGGAAAAAATGATTCGTGATGCTGATGGGGAAATACATGATGATATGACCGTTTTAGTAGCAAAAGTCGATCATTATTTACCCGAGTGGGCCACGTTTTCAGCCCCTGAAAAGGAATGGGCTTAA
- the yabN gene encoding bifunctional methyltransferase/pyrophosphohydrolase YabN, whose protein sequence is MSSTIRILGLGAGDLDQLPVGIYKKLIKQELVFLRTEDHPVVAELKREGVTFKSFDTIYKTYDQFEEVYEHIVKELVEAVKIKGEIVYAVPGHPLVAEATVQRLLAHGENINVVIEGGHSFLDAMFTSLKIDPIDGFQLVDGMTMDPSSLDLSSHTIVAQVYDQMSASHVKLTLMERFPDDYIVHVVTAAGTAQESVRTVPLYELDRVTTLSNLTAVYLAPVKDDTLLYGEFSTLQHVIKTLRGPNGCPWDKKQTHQSLKKYLLEETYEVLDAIDENDDDHLAEELGDVLLQVLLHAQIGEDEGYFNIKDIISILTEKMIRRHPHVFGDKNADNAEEVVANWEEIKQQEKIAKGHKRNMSLLDDIPSALPALLKAFKLQKKAAKVGFDWADEAPMWMKLQEEISEWLQALKEGANDDAVEELGDVLFVLVNLARYHEIDPEEALTKTNNKFRRRFNYIEDQLAKDSLRADDVTLQKLDELWEKAKQEERKGE, encoded by the coding sequence ATGAGTTCCACGATTAGAATACTCGGATTAGGTGCAGGAGATTTAGATCAGTTACCTGTTGGAATTTATAAAAAACTTATAAAACAAGAACTAGTTTTTTTAAGAACAGAAGATCATCCAGTTGTTGCCGAACTAAAAAGGGAAGGTGTGACGTTTAAAAGTTTTGATACCATATATAAAACCTATGACCAATTTGAAGAGGTGTATGAACACATAGTGAAAGAGTTAGTAGAAGCGGTCAAGATTAAAGGTGAGATTGTTTATGCTGTACCTGGTCATCCGTTAGTAGCAGAAGCAACTGTGCAGCGGTTATTGGCGCACGGTGAAAATATAAACGTGGTCATTGAAGGTGGTCACAGTTTTCTTGATGCTATGTTTACGAGCTTAAAAATCGATCCCATCGATGGTTTTCAGCTAGTGGATGGGATGACGATGGACCCGTCAAGCCTTGACTTATCGAGCCATACAATTGTGGCGCAAGTATATGATCAGATGAGTGCTTCTCATGTGAAGCTAACATTAATGGAACGATTTCCAGACGATTACATAGTACATGTTGTGACAGCGGCTGGAACGGCTCAAGAGAGTGTGCGGACTGTTCCGTTGTATGAATTAGATAGAGTAACGACACTCAGTAATTTAACAGCTGTTTATCTTGCGCCAGTTAAAGATGACACCTTGTTATATGGGGAATTTTCAACGTTGCAGCACGTCATAAAAACATTGCGGGGACCGAATGGTTGTCCATGGGACAAAAAACAAACGCACCAATCATTAAAAAAATACTTGCTAGAAGAAACGTATGAAGTATTGGATGCTATAGATGAAAACGATGACGACCATTTAGCAGAAGAGCTCGGTGATGTGTTACTACAAGTATTGCTTCATGCACAAATAGGTGAAGATGAAGGGTATTTTAATATAAAGGATATCATCAGTATATTAACTGAAAAAATGATAAGACGGCACCCTCACGTCTTTGGTGACAAGAACGCAGATAATGCAGAAGAAGTTGTAGCGAATTGGGAAGAGATTAAACAACAGGAAAAAATAGCGAAGGGACACAAACGGAACATGTCTTTACTGGACGATATTCCCTCAGCTTTACCGGCCCTTCTTAAAGCTTTCAAGTTACAAAAGAAAGCAGCTAAAGTGGGATTTGATTGGGCGGATGAAGCACCTATGTGGATGAAGCTCCAAGAGGAAATATCTGAATGGCTTCAAGCACTAAAAGAAGGAGCTAACGATGACGCTGTCGAAGAATTAGGGGATGTCTTATTTGTCCTTGTTAACTTGGCAAGATATCATGAGATAGATCCAGAAGAAGCACTCACTAAAACGAATAATAAATTTCGCCGGCGTTTTAACTATATAGAGGATCAATTAGCGAAAGATAGCTTACGAGCTGATGACGTCACGTTACAAAAATTAGATGAACTTTGGGAAAAAGCAAAACAAGAGGAACGTAAAGGAGAGTAA
- the yabQ gene encoding spore cortex biosynthesis protein YabQ: protein MTLDIQMVSMVSSVATGIWLGASFDTYERISGKRHMFKWTRIMNDFLFWVAQALLYFILLLNINNGEVRVYLLLSIILGYAVYRAIFEGVYRRVLERVLKVIHAVYTFLVHLTYVIFINPIKGLLKLLLRLGMIVLITIWGLVSFVFKWTLRPIIFLGQFIDNKLAHPFLKQRKAVLLLIKRLLILFHIKKK, encoded by the coding sequence GTGACTTTAGATATACAAATGGTATCTATGGTGTCTAGTGTTGCCACAGGTATTTGGCTCGGGGCCTCCTTTGATACTTACGAAAGAATTTCAGGAAAGCGTCACATGTTTAAGTGGACAAGGATAATGAACGATTTTTTGTTTTGGGTTGCCCAAGCTCTCTTGTACTTTATTCTATTATTGAACATTAACAATGGAGAAGTACGTGTCTATTTGTTGCTGTCAATCATACTCGGATATGCTGTCTACCGTGCTATATTTGAAGGGGTATATAGGCGAGTGCTAGAAAGAGTGTTAAAAGTCATACACGCTGTGTACACGTTTTTAGTTCATTTGACCTATGTAATTTTTATAAATCCAATAAAAGGTCTGTTGAAACTCCTTCTTCGCTTAGGTATGATAGTGTTAATAACAATATGGGGACTAGTTTCTTTTGTTTTTAAATGGACCTTAAGGCCTATTATTTTTCTGGGGCAATTTATAGATAATAAACTAGCACACCCTTTTTTAAAACAACGTAAAGCGGTACTGTTACTTATAAAACGACTATTGATTTTATTTCACATAAAAAAGAAATAA
- a CDS encoding RNA-binding S4 domain-containing protein has protein sequence MRLDKYLKVSRLIKRRTMAKEVASQGRVKVNGQAAKPGTEVKPGDELEVLFGQKHMTIRIDRVEESAKKEDAATFYSILKEERVDNN, from the coding sequence ATGAGGTTAGATAAATATTTAAAAGTGTCACGCCTGATTAAACGGAGAACTATGGCTAAAGAAGTGGCTAGTCAAGGCAGGGTCAAAGTAAATGGGCAGGCGGCAAAGCCAGGGACAGAAGTAAAGCCAGGGGATGAATTAGAGGTGTTATTCGGTCAAAAGCATATGACAATTAGAATTGATCGTGTAGAAGAATCAGCTAAGAAAGAGGACGCAGCTACTTTCTACAGTATCTTAAAAGAAGAGCGGGTAGATAATAACTAA